One genomic segment of Centropristis striata isolate RG_2023a ecotype Rhode Island chromosome 13, C.striata_1.0, whole genome shotgun sequence includes these proteins:
- the notum1a gene encoding palmitoleoyl-protein carboxylesterase notum1a encodes MTAIRMVSSVLVLVLMQSGALCARRFRGGRNPQPRRSPPPPTYRADRGDTTESFPLDITAVEENMDYFMTQVKNLAQSLYPCSAQKLDYDMKLNFLGNTSVTCNDGSAAGYYLKESRGSRRWLIFLEGGWYCFNKENCDSRYETMRRLMSSSKWPQTKTGTGILSPLPEENPHWWNANMVFIPYCSSDVWSGATAKTEQSGYAFMGSLIIQEVVKDLLTKGLDNAKVLLLAGSSAGGTGVLLNVDNVAELLEGLGHTGIQVRGLSDSGWFLDNKQYHCTDCVDAVSCAPTETIKRGISYWGGVVPERCRQAHEGEEWNCFFGYRVFPSIKSPVFVVQWLFDEAQLTVDNIQLTGQPVQEGQWRYIQNLGIELRNTLKDVPAMFAPACLSHEVITRNYWLDVQVKGTSLPRALHCWDRSLNDNRNNKAPPKGCPVHLIDSCPWPHCNPTCPTIRDQFTGQEMNVIQFLMHMGFDVQKMAQQQGMDPSKLLGMLSNGS; translated from the exons ATGACAGCGATCAGAATGGTTTCATcagtgctggtgctggtgctgaTGCAGTCCGGAGCTCTTTGCGCACGGAGGTTCCGGGGTGGCCGCAACCCGCAACCGCGACGCTCACCACCACCTCCCACATACCGGGCGGATCGGGGTGACACCACGGAGAGCTTCCCTCTGGATATCACCGCCGTGGAGGAGAACATGGATTACTTCATGACACAAGTGAAGAACCTTGCGCAATCCCTCTACCCCTGCTCCGCGCAGAAGCTCGACTACGACATGAAGTTGAACTTTTTGGGGAATACATCAGTCACCTGCAACGATGGTAGTGCTGCGGG ATACTACCTGAAAGAATCTCGCGGGAGCAGGCGGTGGTTGATATTCTTAGAGG GCGGCTGGTACTGCTTCAACAAGGAGAACTGTGACAGCCGATATGAGACCATGAGGAGACTGATGAGCTCATCCAAGTGGCCTCAAACTAAAACAG GGACGGGGATCCTGTCTCCGCTGCCTGAGGAAAACCCTCACTGGTGGAATGCCAACATGGT GTTCATCCCGTACTGCTCCAGTGATGTGTGGAGCGGCGCTACAGCCAAAACAGAGCAGA gTGGATATGCCTTCATGGGCTCGCTGATTATTCAGGAGGTTGTGAAGGACCTGCTGACCAAAGGTCTGGACAACGCCAAAGTCCTCCTATTAGCAGGAAGCAG tgctgGTGGTACTGGGGTCCTTCTGAATGTGGACAATGTGGCGGAGCTGCTGGAGGGGCTGGGGCACACTGGGATACAAGTGCGAGGCCTGTCTGACTCTGGCTGGTTCCTGGACAACAAGCAGTACCACTGCACAGACTGCGTGGATGCTGTCAGCTGTGCCCCCACTGAGACCATCAAGAGAGGCATCAG CTACTGGGGAGGAGTGGTGCCAGAGAGGTGCAGGCAAGCCCATGAGGGAGAGGAGTGGAACTGTTTCTTTGGCTATAGAGTCTTCCCATCAATAAAAA GCCCTGTGTTTGTTGTCCAGTGGCTGTTTGATGAGGCCCAGCTGACAGTGGACAACATCCAGCTAACAGGCCAGCCCGTGCAGGAAGGCCAGTGGCGCTACATCCAAAATCTGGGCATTGAGCTGAGGAACACACTCAAAGATGTCCC gGCTATGTTTGCTCCAGCGTGCCTATCACATGAAGTGATCACCAGAAA TTACTGGCTCGACGTGCAGGTTAAAGGCACCTCCTTGCCTCGAGCTCTGCACTGCTGGGACCGCAGCCTCAACGACAACAGGAACAACAAGGCTCCGCCCAAAGGTTGCCCCGTGCATCTGATTGACAGCTGCCCGTGGCCACACTGCAACCCCACATGCCCCACCATCCGAGACCAGTTCACAGGACAGGAGATGAACGTCATCCAGTTCCTCATGCACATGGGCTTTGACGTGCAGAAGATGGCCCAGCAGCAGGGCATGGACCCCAGCAAGCTACTGGGCATGCTCAGCAATGGCAGCTAA
- the LOC131982663 gene encoding myeloid-associated differentiation marker-like protein 2: MDSHGGHYLNKEAVLSPLGVARMCQLLLGCTIIALVSHNAGYSATYGNFCMFVWCFCFAVTLVVFTLDITRLHACMPISWDNFTVAFAMLATLMYITASVVYPVYFLQTECPDESCEVQIYRIAVTVISSVCCFPYGTEVFLTRAKPGAVVGYMATVSGLLKVVQAFVACIIFGALENGSGYDLFIATDYCVVVYSLCFCVTVVVIVLTVSGKTAALRFPFDRFVVVYTFFAVILYLSAALVWPIFSFDRKYGNTTRPDDCPRGECPWDSKLVVAVFTNVNLILYFADLIYSQRIRFVSSSAV, translated from the coding sequence ATGGATTCTCATGGAGGACACTACCTCAACAAAGAAGCCGTGCTGTCACCTTTAGGTGTCGCCCGAATGTGCCAGCTGCTGCTCGGCTGCACCATAATAGCCCTTGTGTCCCACAACGCAGGCTACAGCGCCACCTATGGGAActtctgcatgtttgtgtggtGCTTCTGCTTCGCGGTCACGCTGGTGGTGTTCACCTTGGACATCACACGGCTGCACGCGTGCATGCCCATTTCCTGGGATAACTTCACTGTGGCCTTTGCCATGCTGGCAACACTCATGTACATCACTGCCTCCGTGGTCTACCCTGTTTACTTCCTGCAGACAGAGTGCCCCGATGAGAGCTGCGAAGTCCAAATCTACCGCATTGCTGTCACCGTCATCTCCAGTGTCTGCTGCTTCCCCTACGGCACCGAGGTGTTCCTGACTCGAGCCAAGCCGGGGGCCGTGGTGGGCTACATGGCCACTGTGTCCGGTCTACTCAAGGTGGTCCAGGCTTTCGTGGCGTGCATTATTTTCGGGGCCCTGGAAAATGGCAGCGGGTACGACCTCTTCATTGCCACTGACTACTGTGTGGTGGTGTACAGCCTGTGCTTCTGTGTCACCGTCGTCGTTATTGTACTGACCGTTTCTGGTAAGACCGCCGCCCTGCGGTTCCCCTTTGACCGGTTTGTGGTGGTCTACACCTTCTTCGCTGTGATCCTCTACCTCAGTGCTGCGCTGGTCTGGCCCATCTTCAGCTTTGACAGAAAGTACGGCAACACCACTCGTCCAGATGACTGCCCGCGCGGAGAATGTCCCTGGGACAGTAAGCTAGTGGTGGCAGTGTTCACCAACGTCAACCTCATCCTATATTTTGCTGATCTCATTTACTCACAGAGGATTCGCTTTGTCTCCAGCTCTGCTGTCTGA